A single window of Eucalyptus grandis isolate ANBG69807.140 chromosome 1, ASM1654582v1, whole genome shotgun sequence DNA harbors:
- the LOC104444434 gene encoding BRASSINOSTEROID INSENSITIVE 1-associated receptor kinase 1 yields the protein MVFKFSTFNLTEDPPDFNLPSPPASQSLTTCLPLNHAGCSFIKAITPCQVTAGASLCLANSASTFDCWRPSESVQCPVEGCLKRFTFDELKVATNNFSETKKVGEGLYGCVYEGILRDDSRVAIKIFARRTSQACRFHAEVKLGTMICHRNLARVQGFCLSSEHGEYMLVYNFMVNGSLDSLLRGQLPLDWPARKKIAIGAARGLSHLHDLGIIHRDIKPEVILLDEDFEAYVADSGTALFMDEDRGKAVSEGEPSGEDAYFNDCPMGTLHYMDPEHFTGKNSVKSDVYGFGLTLLELISGRRAWETICLDGNKLVLLQWAHALSENEQLERLVDTNMPCGYDKSEVEKTVRLALLCTQLDPEKRPYMAEAVLSLEGIISLEKR from the coding sequence ATGGTCTTCAAGTTTTCCACCTTCAACCTCACCGAAGATCCCCCTGATTTTAATCTGCCTTCGCCACCTGCTTCTCAGTCATTGACGACTTGTCTGCCGCTTAATCATGCTGGCTGCAGTTTCATCAAAGCTATAACACCCTGCCAGGTCACTGCCGGTGCTTCTCTTTGCCTGGCCAATTCAGCTTCCACGTTTGATTGCTGGAGGCCAAGCGAATCGGTCCAATGTCCAGTGGAAGGATGCCTTAAAAGGTTCACTTTCGACGAGCTGAAGGTTGCTACCAACAACTTCAGTGAGACAAAGAAGGTGGGTGAGGGTCTGTATGGTTGCGTGTATGAAGGAATTTTGCGGGATGATTCCAGGGTGGCGATAAAAATATTCGCTAGACGTACCTCTCAGGCATGTAGATTCCATGCTGAAGTAAAATTGGGGACCATGATCTGTCATCGGAATCTGGCTCGGGTTCAAGGCTTTTGTCTGTCGTCGGAGCATGGAGAATACATGCTTGTGTACAATTTCATGGTGAACGGAAGTCTGGACTCACTTTTAAGAGGGCAGCTCCCACTTGATTGGCCCGCCAGGAAGAAGATAGCGATTGGAGCTGCTAGAGGGCTCTCCCATTTGCATGATCTGGGGATAATTCACAGGGACATTAAACCCGAGGTTATACTGTTGGATGAGGACTTTGAGGCTTATGTTGCAGATTCTGGGACAGCCCTGTTTATGGACGAGGACAGAGGGAAGGCTGTTTCCGAAGGAGAACCCAGCGGTGAAGATGCTTATTTTAACGACTGCCCAATGGGGACACTTCATTACATGGATCCAGAGCACTTTACAGGAAAAAACTCGGTAAAGAGCGATGTTTATGGGTTTGGACTGACGCTTCTTGAACTCATAAGCGGTCGAAGAGCTTGGGAAACGATCTGCCTCGATGGAAATAAATTGGTGCTGCTCCAGTGGGCACATGCCCTTTCAGAAAACGAACAATTAGAAAGGCTAGTCGATACCAATATGCCTTGCGGCTATGACAAGAGCGAAGTCGAGAAAACCGTTCGCCTGGCTCTACTTTGCACACAGCTCGACCCCGAAAAGCGACCTTATATGGCTGAAGCAGTCCTATCTCTTGAAGGAATTATTAGCTTGGAGAAAAGATAG